From the Mammaliicoccus sciuri genome, the window TATTTGGAGGAATACCCAAGTCCGGCTGAAGGGATCGGTCTTGAAAACCGACAGGGGCTTAACGGCTCGCGGGGGTTCGAATCCCTCTTCCTCCGCCATTATTTTTAAAATATCCAAGACTATATATAAAAAACACTGTCCATTTGGTACTGCACCCCTAAAGTTAGAGTAAAAAAACTAACTTTAGGGGGTGTTTTAATATGACAAAATATAGTGATGAATTTAAGTTGAAAGTTGTAAGAGATTATCTAGATGGCCATTATGGTTATCGAAAATTAGCTAAAAAATATAATATACCTGATAAAATTATTATACGAACATGGGTAAAAGCCTTTCAATCATTCGGTGTAGATGGCATTAAAAAGAAACAGAAAAAGACAGTTTATTCTGTTACATTCAAAATAAATGTATTAAACTATATGAAAAGAACAGGCGATTCCTTCCAAGATACAGCGATTAAATTTGGCCTAAATACCCCATCTATTATTGTGCGATGGAAAAAGATATATGACAAAGAAGGTGTGGAAGGACTCGAAAAGCCGAAAGGACGACCTCCCATGAAAAAGAAGAAACAGAAGAAATCTAATCAAAACCTATCACGAGAAAAAGA encodes:
- a CDS encoding helix-turn-helix domain-containing protein, translated to MTKYSDEFKLKVVRDYLDGHYGYRKLAKKYNIPDKIIIRTWVKAFQSFGVDGIKKKQKKTVYSVTFKINVLNYMKRTGDSFQDTAIKFGLNTPSIIVRWKKIYDKEGVEGLEKPKGRPPMKKKKQKKSNQNLSREKELELENENLRLENAYLKKLNAFRENPSAFLEKHKQQWHSNSKKKDSN